One genomic segment of Gymnogyps californianus isolate 813 chromosome 8, ASM1813914v2, whole genome shotgun sequence includes these proteins:
- the AKNAD1 gene encoding protein AKNAD1, with protein sequence MQNCRSNGVYILHKLDMETTKKCKPDWMKTQMNSSFSDELGCITDATDEEQDDLPYDGDVGITCKYNSNSDNLSDCTCTKDISGILKLACSEDNKNIKATANYETHPQPDEFSSHHRDAIGTTGISVEKPGSEASFKKELPVGSFSKPDSKEHLTHSKMSSVLLRHFSKGGLISTCQLIECETIPETSFTESIDETVNKPEPSEHVEGPLVHQQWATNFEERHLEKHKEVNTGDKNQNLLNENICISKKPISSTDKCGYRQENSQLINENEDTHIFQNMKEERTLFKKTVSPHELKYGQGQAHYCLPDFSKVASEVKVPKRSDNVNSVPTIERAKSFPILLSKSVIVNNILENKNYFNSAEVENQEEMSIPELLQQLEVLPQSDFPNPSIAIYSGDTGTSSGVFTLHAPIPIQSTNGLSEARLQCGTTASALPAAGTAEAHCLHPSNLLPELTLGEQMSQILKDQTDQLIKKVEDFSKHMTQETFLLQDNYLALNQLKRYLHALERNYLTAREEHRNLQLQNYKDESISVGEFDPDRKVEGEIFRLGMLLEDIQEQTDDSKRNWSSLFTSYESTHSSYSLCESSVVSSVADPPERRRIETAFLHKNHEGKESQTTDVIPQTNQFSLEGNKCNLCLHMLQKRAESTSRRETEPLGKGGLLANKLSSNIMRVLSPEEKYAAEGLASHSQGTLSQKFNADEESMKGNINIQERKTGTCSLFIQRKPTDLSDTNLSSNSEDISAYDSYNDSQSKELVNCETESYKTFDTRLCGERKGPRCRCPRGSRDQFKLRNYQESVQSCTLCRNKSSGLSSYSQKRISTQKAQKNKQPHELVNRLSERQNFEAAKTSYSSTYDKIILSHQYLPSKKSAQSKSAINIRNRNANDSNTNILSSTLDHAIQTANSLKKATERMVRAVSEDLAKVKRKQL encoded by the exons ATGCAAAATTGCAGAAGCAATGGTGTTTATATTCTACATAAACTGGATATGGAGACTACAAAAAAGTGCAAACCAGACTGGATGAAAACCCAAATGAACAGTTCATTTTCAGATGAATTAGGCTGTATCACAGATGCAACTGATGAGGAACAAGATGACTTACCTTATGATGGAGATGTAGGAATAACCTGTAAATACAATAGTAATTCAGATAATTTGAGTGACTGTACTTGTACAAAAGATatttctggtattttaaaattagccTGTTCTGAAGataacaaaaacataaaagcaacagcaaattaTGAAACTCATCCACAGCCTGACGAATTCTCCAGTCACCATAGAGATGCCATAGGGACAACAGGAATTTCAGTTGAAAAGCCTGGAAGTGAAGCTTCCTTTAAGAAGGAATTACCAGTTGGTAGTTTTAGCAAACCAGATAGCAAAGAACATCTCACTCACTCAAAAATGTCCAGCGTCCTTTTGCGTCATTTTTCTAAGGGAGGGTTAATAAGCACATGCCAGTTAATTGAATGTGAGACAATACCAGAAACATCCTTTACTGAAAGTATCGATGAAACTGTGAACAAACCTGAGCCTTCAGAACATGTTGAAGGCCCTTTAGTGCATCAACAATGGGCAACTAACTTTGAAGAACGTCACTTAGAAAAGCACAAGGAAGTAAACACTGgtgataaaaatcaaaatttgctaaatgaaaatatatgcatttcaaAGAAACCTATTTCTTCTACTGATAAGTGTGGGTACAGACAAGAAAATTCACAATTGATTAATGAGAATGAAGATACACACATCtttcaaaacatgaaagaagAGCGTACCCtgtttaagaaaacagtttcaCCTCATGAGCTCAAATATGGCCAAGGTCAAGCTCACTATTGCCTTCCTGACTTCTCCAAAGTTGCTTCAGAAGTTAAAGTACCAAAAAGAAGTGACAATGTTAACTCAGTTCCTACAATTGAAAGAGCAAAATCCTTCCCTATTTTGCTAAGTAAATCAGTAATTGTGAACAACATTCTagaaaataagaactatttCAATTCTGCTGAAGTAGAGAATCAAGAAGAAATGAGCATTCCAGAACTGTTGCAACAGCTAGAG GTTCTTCCTCAGTCAGATTTTCCAAATCCCAGCATTGCCATTTACTCAGGAGACACTGGGACATCCTCTGGAGTCTTTACATTACATGCTCCTATCCCTATACAATCTACAAATGGTTTGTCTGaagcaa GATTACAGTGTGGAACAACAGCATCAGCATTACCAGCAGCTGGTACAGCAGAAGCACACTGTCTACATCCTTCTAATTTACTGCCAGAACTAACACTAGGGGAACAGATGTCTCAGATACTAAAGGATCAGACAGATCAACTGATAAAGAAA GTAGAAGACTTCTCTAAGCATATGACCCAGGAGACATTCCTTTTACAAGACAACTATCTG GCATTAAATCAATTGAAAAGATACCTTCATGCCTTGGAAAGGAATTACTTAACAGCCAGAGAAGAGCACCGTAATTTACAGCTGCAGAACTACAAGGACGAGTCTATCAGCGTTGGAGAGTTTGATCCTGACAG AAAGGTGGAAGGGGAAATATTTAGACTTGGCATGCTGCTTGAAGACATTCAGGAACAAACAGATGACAGCAAACGCAACTGGTCGTCTTTGTTTACTTCCTATGAATCCACCCATTCATCATATTCTCTTTGTGAG AGCTCAGTAGTTTCAAGCGTGGCTGATCCTCCAGAAAGAAGACGTAttgaaactgcatttcttcaCAAGAACCATGAGGGAAAAGAGAGTCAGACAACTGATGTAATCCCGCAGACAAATCAATTTTCTTTAGAAGGCAACAAGTGCAATCTTTGTCTTCACAT GTTACAAAAGAGAGCTGAATCAACttccagaagagaaacagagccTCTGGGAAAAGGAGGTCTGCTAGCAAACAAGCTTTCTTCCAACATAATG AGAGTGCTTTCACCTGAGGAAAAATACGCTGCTGAAGGTCTTGCATCCCATAGTCAGGGTACATTAAGTCAAAAATTTAATGCTGATGAAGAAAGTATGAAAGG AAATATAAACATCCAGGAAAGGAAGACTGGAACATGTTCACTCTTCATTCAGAGAAAACCAACTGATTTATCAGATACCAACCTGA GCAGCAATTCAGAAGACATCTCAGCCTATGATTCTTACAATGATTCACAAAGCAAGGAACTTGTGAACTGTGAGACTGAAAGTTACAAAACATTCGATACAAGATTAtgtggagagagaaaag GACCTAGATGCAGATGCCCTAGAGGAAGCAGAGATCAATTTAAACTCAGGAATTACCAAGAGTCTGTTCAGTCTTGTACCCTATGTAGAAATAAAAGTTCTGGTTTATCCT CTTATTCACAGAAGAGAATCTCCACTCAAAAGgctcaaaaaaataaacagccacATGAACTTGTAAACAGACTTTCTGAAAG GCAAAATTTTGAGGCTGCCAAAACCTCCTATTCAAGCACATATGATAAAATTATACTTTCACATCAATACTTACCCAGCAAGAAGTCTGCCCAAAGCAAATCTGCAATCaacatcagaaacagaaatgccaaTGATTCCAATACAAAT ATTTTGAGTTCTACTCTGGATCATGCTATACAGACAGCAAACAGTTTGAAGAAAGCTACAGAACGAATGGTACGAGCAGTTTCAGAAGATCTAGctaaagttaaaagaaaacagctttaa